Proteins encoded by one window of Xylella fastidiosa:
- the thiD gene encoding bifunctional hydroxymethylpyrimidine kinase/phosphomethylpyrimidine kinase, giving the protein MNIPNIISALTIAGSDTGGGAGIQADLKTFAAHHIHGLSAITVLTAQHTRGVNAVHIPPLEFIATQIDTCFSDFNVHAVKLGMLANAKVITLVAEALQRHQPPCIVLDPVMIATSGSTLLEDSALEALRTQLLPLATLITPNIPEAERLLNRHINSGSDADTAAASLLKLGAHAVLLKGGHLNEGNSVIDRFDNGTLRERFSNPRLALNAHGTGCTLSSAITAQLCLGLNLHQACKAGIDYVARGLHAGYRPGRGNITVLNHIPPKHTE; this is encoded by the coding sequence ATGAACATCCCCAACATTATCTCCGCACTCACTATCGCCGGCTCGGACACAGGCGGTGGCGCAGGCATCCAGGCCGATCTAAAAACGTTCGCCGCACATCATATACACGGACTCTCTGCGATTACCGTGCTAACTGCGCAGCACACCCGCGGGGTGAATGCAGTGCATATACCGCCGCTGGAATTTATCGCAACACAAATCGACACCTGCTTCTCTGACTTCAATGTACACGCCGTCAAACTCGGCATGCTCGCCAATGCCAAAGTCATCACACTGGTCGCCGAAGCCTTGCAACGGCATCAACCACCTTGCATCGTCCTAGATCCCGTGATGATTGCTACCAGCGGCAGCACACTCCTTGAAGACAGCGCATTGGAGGCTTTACGCACCCAGCTGCTGCCATTAGCCACCTTAATCACACCTAACATTCCAGAAGCCGAGCGACTCCTCAATCGTCATATCAACAGCGGCAGCGATGCCGACACCGCAGCAGCATCATTACTGAAACTTGGCGCTCACGCGGTACTACTTAAGGGGGGACATTTGAACGAAGGCAACAGTGTGATTGATCGCTTCGACAACGGCACATTACGCGAGCGCTTCAGCAATCCACGCTTAGCATTGAATGCCCACGGCACCGGCTGCACCCTATCCTCAGCGATCACCGCCCAACTGTGCCTTGGTCTGAACCTGCATCAAGCCTGCAAAGCAGGCATTGACTACGTTGCACGCGGATTGCACGCGGGCTACCGACCTGGACGCGGCAACATCACCGTACTCAACCACATACCACCAAAGCATACGGAATAA
- the aroE gene encoding shikimate dehydrogenase, with translation MPVSRFAVFGHPIAHSLSPRIHTEFGRQMGVVLDYLAFDVAPDAFRVSLEHFVAEGGCGANVTLPLKEAAFEVCTTLSARARRAGAVNTLSRVDGVWHGENTDGTGLVRNLTERHGLDLRGRRALLLGAGGAARGVAPALLDAGITEMVIVNRSPERADMLCDALGEPGKVSARYWGDLGDLGNFELIINATSIGNTSDMRTFSLPRSLLDSMTAAVDLNYGSAAVPFLAWAHAVETRYAIDGLGMLVEQAAESFSLWHGRRPDTDPVYTVLHSEYGVPGRS, from the coding sequence ATGCCTGTATCCCGTTTTGCTGTGTTTGGTCATCCCATTGCTCACTCGCTATCACCGCGCATCCATACCGAGTTTGGCCGTCAGATGGGTGTCGTGCTGGACTATCTTGCATTTGATGTTGCGCCAGATGCGTTTCGTGTTTCGCTGGAGCATTTTGTTGCCGAGGGTGGATGTGGTGCAAACGTGACTTTGCCTCTTAAGGAGGCTGCATTTGAGGTGTGCACAACTTTAAGTGCACGTGCACGCCGTGCCGGTGCGGTCAATACGCTATCTCGCGTTGACGGTGTTTGGCATGGTGAGAATACCGATGGGACAGGTTTAGTACGTAACTTGACGGAGCGGCATGGTTTGGATTTGCGTGGTCGCCGCGCTTTGCTGCTTGGCGCTGGTGGCGCTGCACGTGGTGTGGCTCCTGCATTGCTAGATGCCGGCATTACTGAGATGGTGATCGTTAACCGCTCCCCTGAGCGTGCCGATATGCTGTGCGATGCGCTTGGTGAACCTGGCAAAGTCAGTGCACGCTACTGGGGTGACTTGGGTGATCTTGGAAATTTTGAGTTAATCATTAACGCGACTTCGATCGGAAACACATCCGATATGCGCACTTTCTCTCTGCCGCGTTCGTTGTTGGACAGTATGACTGCGGCGGTAGACCTGAATTACGGTAGTGCAGCAGTCCCCTTCCTGGCCTGGGCGCATGCGGTTGAGACCCGCTATGCGATCGACGGGTTAGGTATGTTGGTTGAGCAAGCGGCTGAAAGTTTCTCTCTCTGGCACGGTCGGCGTCCGGATACTGATCCAGTGTATACGGTATTACATTCAGAGTATGGCGTTCCTGGTCGGTCATGA
- a CDS encoding nucleotide-binding protein, translating into MTLDDIKACLQAGGFQVANEVALSNGKGTQLRLQNEAIVNSYHTGNFIVQGKNQDAVKECLGVQPTHVAAAPTPQNGAATKPMLSKVFVVYGHDAAARTELEAMLRRWKLEPLILDQLPSQGQTIIEKLEKYTAEVKFAVVLATPDDEGFPACQENEKKFRARQNVVLELDMMLTLLGRKNVAILMKQQDNMERPSDIQGLLVHPVQGQPAKRCRNSSGKGNGSSGLPDFCG; encoded by the coding sequence ATGACTCTTGACGACATTAAAGCCTGCCTCCAAGCGGGCGGCTTCCAAGTTGCGAACGAAGTTGCGCTATCGAATGGCAAGGGAACACAGCTTCGCCTACAGAATGAGGCCATCGTTAACAGTTATCACACCGGCAACTTCATCGTTCAGGGCAAGAATCAAGACGCCGTGAAGGAGTGTCTCGGCGTGCAGCCCACGCATGTTGCGGCAGCACCCACGCCGCAGAATGGCGCTGCTACCAAGCCAATGCTCAGCAAGGTATTCGTCGTCTATGGGCACGACGCAGCAGCGCGCACTGAGCTTGAAGCAATGCTGCGCCGCTGGAAGCTTGAGCCGCTGATCTTGGACCAGCTTCCATCGCAGGGACAAACCATCATTGAGAAGCTGGAGAAGTACACGGCAGAGGTAAAGTTCGCAGTAGTGCTTGCCACACCCGATGACGAGGGTTTCCCTGCCTGCCAGGAGAACGAAAAGAAGTTCCGTGCGCGCCAAAACGTTGTACTGGAACTAGACATGATGCTCACACTGCTCGGTCGCAAGAACGTTGCCATTCTCATGAAGCAACAGGACAACATGGAGCGTCCTTCTGACATTCAGGGACTGCTTGTACATCCCGTTCAAGGACAACCTGCAAAAAGATGCAGGAACAGCTCTGGCAAAGGAAATGGCAGCTCAGGGTTACCAGATTTCTGTGGCTAA
- a CDS encoding DUF2321 domain-containing protein: protein MGTYRAAKICPNGHVATTAADQNHELREAFCSQSGEATIIQYPKCSASIGGDDYVEGVLGFGRDYEPPTFCNNCGSRFPWAERKIAGTVELVEADANLTPDEVQQFRTDLTKLTKDSPKTQVASLRFKKVMAKVRTSVASGVRDIVVDVLSEAAKKAI, encoded by the coding sequence ATGGGCACGTATCGAGCCGCAAAGATCTGCCCCAATGGACACGTCGCAACGACTGCTGCAGACCAGAACCATGAATTGCGGGAAGCGTTCTGCTCCCAGTCTGGTGAAGCGACCATCATCCAGTACCCAAAATGCAGCGCTTCCATTGGCGGTGATGACTACGTTGAAGGCGTTCTCGGATTTGGCAGAGACTACGAGCCGCCCACCTTCTGCAACAACTGCGGCAGTCGGTTCCCTTGGGCTGAACGCAAGATTGCTGGCACTGTTGAGCTTGTTGAAGCAGACGCTAACCTGACGCCTGACGAAGTTCAACAGTTCCGTACCGACCTAACCAAACTGACCAAAGACAGTCCCAAGACCCAAGTTGCCTCCCTTCGCTTCAAGAAGGTGATGGCGAAAGTCAGAACTTCGGTGGCGTCTGGTGTGCGTGACATCGTTGTGGATGTACTCAGCGAAGCAGCCAAGAAAGCGATTTAG
- a CDS encoding FKBP-type peptidyl-prolyl cis-trans isomerase N-terminal domain-containing protein: protein MKLRLIAVAVATLALTGNAFAQDITSEKGKISYYLGYQQGSALAELTGRGEQLDMNSVIKGMEDAYSKKQPGVTVEQLRPAIEAFQKREQARAQQAKAEYDKAAAENKVKSEQFMAKNKSATGVKSLPNGVQYKIIEVGKGAKPTQASTVQLEVAGPFPWGQRPQQGHQAQQIPGIKVSAIDIKGMREALINMPAGSKWEITLPADAYGADPRNILPPNAAVQFEVKLLSVK, encoded by the coding sequence ATGAAGTTGCGTCTGATCGCAGTCGCTGTTGCGACCCTGGCCCTGACCGGCAATGCATTCGCCCAGGACATCACGTCCGAAAAGGGAAAAATAAGCTATTACTTGGGCTATCAGCAAGGCAGCGCTTTAGCCGAGCTGACTGGGCGCGGGGAGCAGTTGGATATGAACTCTGTGATCAAAGGTATGGAGGACGCCTACAGCAAGAAGCAACCAGGCGTTACTGTTGAGCAGTTACGTCCAGCGATTGAAGCATTCCAAAAACGCGAACAAGCCCGCGCACAGCAAGCGAAGGCCGAATACGATAAAGCAGCTGCTGAAAACAAGGTCAAGAGTGAACAATTCATGGCCAAAAATAAGAGCGCCACAGGTGTAAAATCCCTTCCTAATGGCGTGCAGTACAAGATCATAGAAGTTGGCAAGGGTGCCAAGCCGACCCAGGCCAGTACCGTTCAGTTAGAAGTCGCTGGCCCATTCCCATGGGGTCAACGTCCACAACAGGGACACCAAGCACAGCAAATCCCAGGGATTAAGGTCAGCGCGATTGACATTAAAGGCATGCGCGAAGCCCTAATAAATATGCCAGCCGGTTCAAAGTGGGAAATCACCCTACCAGCTGACGCTTACGGCGCCGATCCACGTAATATTCTCCCACCAAACGCGGCTGTTCAATTTGAAGTCAAACTGCTGAGCGTCAAGTAA
- the nth gene encoding endonuclease III: protein MTIGSADKPVMRRGSVMTRAEIREAFVRLQEINPHPTTELKYTTAFELLIAVILSAQATDIGVNKATRRLYSLANTPQAILDLGEDALKRHISTIGLFNAKAKNVIATCRILVEQYGGAVPRDRALLEALPGVGRKTANVVLNTAFGEPTIAVDTHIFRVANRTGLAIGSNVRAVEDALLKRIPQEFLKDAHHWLILHGRYVCKARKPNCSQCVIADLCRYKDKTPAA from the coding sequence ATGACGATCGGATCTGCTGATAAACCCGTGATGCGTCGTGGCAGCGTAATGACCCGTGCGGAGATTCGCGAAGCATTTGTGCGGTTACAAGAGATCAATCCACATCCAACCACGGAGCTGAAATACACCACTGCATTTGAGCTGTTGATTGCCGTGATCTTGTCTGCACAGGCTACTGATATTGGAGTGAACAAGGCGACACGTCGACTGTATTCGCTTGCCAACACGCCACAGGCAATCTTGGATTTGGGCGAGGATGCCTTGAAGCGTCATATTTCCACGATTGGCTTGTTTAATGCCAAGGCCAAGAATGTGATTGCTACTTGCCGTATTCTGGTGGAGCAATACGGCGGTGCAGTTCCGCGGGATCGTGCCCTGCTGGAAGCATTACCCGGTGTAGGGCGTAAAACGGCCAATGTGGTGCTTAACACAGCCTTTGGCGAACCTACCATCGCAGTAGACACACATATCTTCCGTGTTGCCAACCGTACTGGTTTGGCAATTGGCAGCAATGTACGAGCCGTTGAGGATGCACTTCTCAAACGCATCCCGCAGGAGTTTTTGAAGGATGCGCATCACTGGCTGATTCTGCACGGCCGCTATGTTTGCAAGGCACGCAAACCGAACTGCTCACAGTGTGTGATTGCTGATTTATGTCGTTACAAGGACAAGACGCCAGCAGCTTAG
- a CDS encoding rhomboid family intramembrane serine protease, giving the protein MFPKLPTVTKGLLLTNVVIFLFQMMLGENTFATLMLWPLGGNSFETLISGASFMPWQLLTYGFLHEGFQHLFFNMLAVFMFGAALEHTWGEKRFLTYYLVCVAGAGVCQLLVSWLLSSGTPVLGSSGGVFGLLMAYGMLFPDERILLVFPPIPMKARTFVILYGVIELLMGITGIQPNVAHFTHLGGMLFGWLLIRYWRGQPPFGGSGRKPKPPYIRMVP; this is encoded by the coding sequence ATGTTTCCGAAACTGCCTACCGTCACCAAAGGTCTACTACTCACCAACGTCGTTATTTTCCTATTTCAGATGATGTTGGGTGAGAACACCTTCGCAACACTGATGCTGTGGCCGCTAGGCGGTAACAGCTTCGAAACATTGATATCAGGTGCCAGCTTCATGCCTTGGCAGTTGCTGACCTACGGATTTCTGCATGAGGGTTTTCAACACCTATTCTTCAATATGCTCGCAGTCTTCATGTTCGGTGCGGCACTGGAGCATACCTGGGGTGAGAAGCGCTTTTTGACGTATTACCTGGTGTGTGTCGCCGGTGCTGGCGTATGCCAGCTATTGGTCAGTTGGCTGCTGAGCAGTGGTACGCCAGTGCTTGGTTCGTCCGGTGGCGTGTTCGGTTTATTGATGGCCTACGGGATGCTATTTCCCGATGAACGTATCTTGCTGGTTTTTCCACCGATTCCTATGAAAGCAAGAACCTTTGTGATTTTATACGGTGTCATCGAATTGCTCATGGGCATCACTGGCATACAACCCAACGTCGCACATTTCACACATCTAGGTGGCATGCTGTTTGGCTGGTTACTGATCCGCTACTGGCGTGGGCAACCCCCGTTCGGTGGTAGCGGACGTAAACCCAAGCCACCTTACATCCGTATGGTGCCCTGA
- a CDS encoding DUF418 domain-containing protein — protein sequence MSSATPPLLPIAQSERIAILDILRGCALIGILLMNIECFVGPLDAGTTGIDPQLTGMDRIADALIYVLIQGKFYTLFSLLFGMGFAVMSKRAADVGRAFMPFYLRRSLGLLTIGLIHAVLIWSGDILVLYALMSLPLLMSRRLPTAALPLTGTLLYLIPVALMSIYCWADFIVSTSSNSANIKSWQEVLAQNGTETAQLIREQRHAYGAGSYVQATVQRLHDVKNGLESLIINGVHVLGMFLLGTWFVRSGAILQPERYTRLFAWLRWGAWPLGLTAMLLSVHLASWQDVTRVDPRAFSAFALSMIAGLLMCLGYLAWGIRAAFALTWAAPAGRMALSNYLLQSMVCTLIFYGYGLGFFERLPRVWQLPFAIALFTFQVALSRWWLQRFRFGPCEWLWRSFTYLRWEPLRVASTAR from the coding sequence ATGTCCTCTGCCACTCCTCCGCTACTCCCTATTGCCCAGAGCGAACGCATCGCGATACTCGACATCCTGCGTGGTTGTGCGTTAATCGGCATTTTGCTCATGAATATTGAATGCTTCGTGGGGCCGCTGGATGCTGGTACCACTGGCATTGATCCACAGTTGACCGGAATGGACCGCATCGCCGACGCTCTGATCTACGTGTTGATCCAAGGGAAGTTCTACACGCTGTTCTCACTCCTGTTCGGTATGGGATTCGCGGTGATGAGCAAGCGCGCCGCAGACGTCGGCCGCGCATTCATGCCGTTCTATTTACGACGCAGCTTAGGATTGTTGACAATCGGACTCATCCACGCGGTATTGATCTGGTCCGGGGACATCTTGGTGCTGTACGCACTGATGTCATTGCCGCTGTTAATGTCACGTAGGTTACCCACCGCAGCGCTGCCACTCACCGGGACGTTGTTGTATCTAATACCTGTGGCGCTGATGTCAATATACTGCTGGGCGGATTTTATCGTCTCGACAAGCTCCAATAGCGCGAACATCAAAAGCTGGCAAGAAGTATTGGCACAGAACGGCACCGAGACGGCACAGTTAATACGCGAACAGCGCCACGCCTACGGTGCTGGCAGTTATGTGCAAGCCACCGTACAACGTCTGCATGATGTAAAAAATGGCCTGGAATCGCTCATCATCAACGGCGTACATGTGTTAGGCATGTTTTTGTTGGGAACGTGGTTTGTACGCAGCGGTGCGATTCTGCAACCAGAACGCTATACGCGTTTGTTCGCTTGGCTGCGTTGGGGTGCATGGCCGTTAGGGTTAACGGCTATGCTGCTCAGCGTTCATCTGGCTTCTTGGCAGGATGTGACTCGGGTCGACCCACGGGCATTCAGTGCATTTGCGCTGAGCATGATCGCCGGGTTGTTGATGTGTCTGGGTTATCTGGCTTGGGGGATACGTGCCGCCTTTGCCTTGACTTGGGCCGCACCCGCAGGACGCATGGCGTTAAGCAATTACTTGCTACAGTCGATGGTCTGTACGCTGATCTTTTATGGGTATGGTCTTGGTTTTTTTGAGCGCTTACCGCGGGTTTGGCAGCTCCCATTTGCAATCGCACTGTTCACCTTTCAAGTGGCCTTAAGCCGATGGTGGCTGCAACGCTTCCGCTTCGGTCCCTGTGAATGGCTATGGCGCAGTTTTACCTACCTACGCTGGGAACCATTACGCGTAGCCAGCACTGCACGCTGA
- a CDS encoding FKBP-type peptidyl-prolyl cis-trans isomerase, producing the protein MKIEKDCVVRFHYIVSEVGQAPFESSKERNPLAILIGHGNIIPGLEKAMLDKHAGESFSVDVKAADAYGEYREGLTQRIPKKKFGNTRVTPGMQVVLQTNTGTQAVTVQKVGLTVVDVDLNHPMAGKDLHFEVEIVEVREATQEEIEHGHVHGEGGHLH; encoded by the coding sequence ATGAAGATAGAAAAAGACTGTGTTGTTCGCTTTCACTACATTGTTTCCGAGGTCGGTCAAGCGCCGTTCGAAAGCTCTAAGGAGCGCAATCCGTTGGCAATCCTTATCGGTCACGGCAACATCATTCCAGGCTTGGAGAAGGCAATGCTGGACAAGCACGCTGGGGAAAGCTTCAGCGTTGACGTCAAGGCCGCTGATGCCTACGGGGAGTACCGCGAAGGGCTGACACAAAGGATACCGAAGAAAAAGTTTGGGAATACCCGCGTCACCCCAGGGATGCAGGTGGTGTTGCAAACCAATACCGGAACACAAGCCGTCACTGTGCAGAAGGTTGGGCTGACTGTGGTCGATGTCGATTTGAATCACCCGATGGCTGGTAAGGATCTGCATTTTGAGGTGGAGATCGTTGAGGTGCGCGAGGCGACTCAAGAAGAAATCGAGCACGGCCACGTGCATGGTGAGGGTGGTCACCTGCACTGA
- a CDS encoding C40 family peptidase, with product MLSMACRRAVRTGAHCDEGGNVKAFDYPDSMNNKPVPIVLRRTSIGSILFILPAMLIGCSRVPVKTQPKLASVNVWPLTTPANPEAANEVVMRALSLVGTPYRFGGNTPESGFDCSGLVSYVYRDALDLRLPRTSYELAAVQGPKIDAEQLTTGDLVFFGSARSVTHVGIYLSEGRFVHAPSSGGTVRLDRLDTPYWRDHYTGAKRVLR from the coding sequence ATGTTAAGCATGGCTTGTCGACGGGCGGTGCGTACTGGGGCGCACTGTGATGAGGGTGGAAACGTAAAGGCGTTCGATTATCCTGACTCCATGAATAACAAGCCAGTTCCCATTGTTTTGCGGAGGACGTCCATTGGTTCGATCCTCTTCATCCTCCCTGCAATGCTGATTGGTTGCAGTCGCGTGCCGGTCAAAACACAGCCCAAGCTCGCTTCAGTCAACGTGTGGCCCCTCACAACCCCAGCCAATCCAGAGGCAGCCAATGAGGTCGTGATGCGTGCCTTGAGCTTGGTTGGCACTCCGTACCGCTTCGGTGGCAACACCCCTGAGAGTGGATTCGACTGCAGCGGTTTAGTCAGCTACGTCTACCGCGATGCACTCGACTTGCGTCTACCGCGCACTTCCTACGAGCTGGCCGCAGTGCAGGGTCCCAAGATTGACGCTGAACAACTGACCACTGGTGATTTGGTGTTCTTTGGGAGTGCCCGTAGTGTCACTCACGTGGGCATCTACCTCAGTGAAGGTCGCTTCGTACATGCCCCCAGCAGTGGTGGCACCGTGCGTTTGGATCGGCTTGATACCCCTTACTGGAGGGATCATTACACTGGCGCAAAACGTGTTTTACGCTGA
- a CDS encoding C40 family peptidase, with translation MRAGPGHHPPLLSKHCDARVKIKDEQFKSNPAVHPFQKPLYLLCSTTLLLGPISALAQDMTQLPATVALHATPEGAQGESATANTTAVAATPPRNRTDAATTVALAALLPHLANNDTIPLMDRSALFTGDMNRALTGYDVSQSTLAAAEKAVTDKKTQVVLRRAMNLLGTPYRWGGARPGGFDCSGLVNYVFRTALGIQLPRVSRDMARHSGGELIKDRKEVRTGDLVFFGKAGRITHVGIVLDKGLFLHAPRTGKDVRMDSFSSGYWSHKFIQARRVL, from the coding sequence ATGCGAGCTGGACCGGGGCATCATCCACCCTTACTTTCGAAACACTGTGATGCTCGCGTGAAGATAAAAGACGAACAGTTTAAATCTAACCCCGCTGTCCATCCATTTCAGAAGCCGCTTTATCTACTGTGCTCAACAACGCTGTTATTGGGTCCTATATCGGCTCTGGCGCAGGATATGACGCAACTCCCGGCTACTGTTGCCCTTCATGCCACTCCCGAGGGTGCTCAGGGTGAGTCTGCTACTGCTAATACTACTGCTGTTGCCGCTACTCCCCCTCGCAACCGTACTGATGCGGCTACCACTGTTGCTTTGGCCGCATTGCTGCCGCATCTGGCCAACAACGATACGATCCCGCTGATGGATCGTTCTGCCCTGTTTACTGGTGACATGAATCGTGCGTTGACTGGTTACGATGTATCCCAGAGCACCCTTGCAGCGGCCGAGAAAGCAGTCACCGATAAAAAGACCCAAGTAGTCCTCAGGCGTGCAATGAACCTGCTTGGTACCCCCTATCGCTGGGGAGGCGCTCGTCCTGGAGGTTTTGATTGCAGTGGCTTAGTCAACTATGTGTTCCGTACTGCGCTTGGGATCCAGTTACCGCGCGTCTCCCGTGATATGGCGCGTCACTCTGGCGGTGAGTTGATTAAGGATCGTAAGGAGGTACGCACCGGTGACTTGGTGTTCTTCGGTAAAGCTGGTCGTATTACCCATGTAGGGATTGTTCTGGATAAAGGGTTATTTCTGCACGCTCCCAGAACTGGTAAAGACGTTCGTATGGATTCCTTCTCCAGTGGCTACTGGAGCCATAAATTTATCCAGGCGCGTCGCGTCCTTTGA